A region of Helicobacter sp. 12S02232-10 DNA encodes the following proteins:
- a CDS encoding peptidoglycan DD-metalloendopeptidase family protein, with translation MKKVLLLCFLFLSLSFGAVGERLLWDKGSTLLTFFEQNSIPLKLYYNLSSQDKELTAEIYAGISYYTLRDDNDDLLQALIPISEDVQIHIYKENGEYRMDFIPIISFSTEKILALAVQKSPYQDIVDATQDVNLANEFINAYKKSINFKKFVIKDDRLAIIYTRKYRLGKPFGTPDIKAAVIETNKKPNYIFAYKNGRYYDKNAKEVAGFLLELPVQYTRISSRFSYGRVHPILKIIRPHYGVDYAARVGTSIRAAADGRVVYAGVKGGYGKTVEINHGNGLKTLYAHMSAFAKGIRNGVYVKKGQIIGKVGSTGISTGPHLHFGVYKNNRPIDPLGSIRTTKSELRGKDKKEFLQVAKEYQNELEKALEKYSFEKQKAYVSIRS, from the coding sequence ATGAAGAAGGTTTTGCTGTTATGTTTTTTATTTCTCTCTTTAAGTTTTGGAGCTGTTGGAGAAAGACTTTTATGGGATAAAGGTTCGACGTTACTTACTTTTTTTGAACAAAACAGCATACCCTTAAAGCTTTATTATAATCTCTCCTCTCAAGATAAAGAACTGACTGCAGAGATTTATGCTGGTATTTCTTATTATACTTTAAGAGATGATAACGATGATTTGCTCCAAGCCCTCATCCCTATCAGCGAAGACGTTCAAATCCATATCTATAAGGAAAATGGGGAATATAGGATGGATTTTATTCCTATCATTTCCTTTTCGACTGAAAAGATTTTGGCTCTAGCAGTGCAGAAATCTCCTTATCAAGACATTGTAGATGCGACTCAAGATGTTAATCTTGCAAATGAGTTTATAAATGCCTATAAAAAAAGTATCAATTTTAAAAAATTTGTAATCAAAGATGATAGGCTTGCAATCATTTATACTAGAAAATATCGATTAGGAAAACCTTTTGGCACTCCTGATATTAAAGCAGCAGTGATTGAGACAAATAAAAAGCCAAATTATATTTTTGCTTATAAAAACGGCAGATACTATGATAAGAATGCTAAAGAAGTTGCGGGATTTTTACTTGAACTTCCGGTTCAATACACTAGAATTTCCTCAAGATTTTCTTATGGAAGGGTTCATCCTATTTTAAAAATTATCCGCCCTCATTATGGAGTTGATTATGCTGCAAGGGTGGGGACTTCCATTCGTGCTGCTGCTGATGGACGGGTTGTATATGCAGGAGTTAAGGGAGGGTATGGAAAGACGGTTGAAATCAATCACGGAAATGGATTGAAGACTCTTTATGCCCATATGAGTGCTTTTGCAAAAGGAATTAGAAATGGCGTATATGTAAAAAAAGGACAGATAATCGGCAAAGTGGGAAGCACAGGTATAAGTACTGGACCTCATTTGCATTTTGGGGTATATAAAAACAATCGCCCGATTGATCCTTTAGGAAGTATTCGTACAACAAAAAGCGAACTTAGAGGCAAGGACAAAAAGGAATTTTTGCAGGTTGCTAAAGAGTATCAAAATGAATTGGAAAAAGCGCTTGAAAAATATTCTTTTGAAAAGCAGAAAGCATATGTTTCTATCAGGAGCTAA
- a CDS encoding flagellar biosynthesis anti-sigma factor FlgM, with protein MINPIGTLNTALIANENKKSSENIKPQEAKEITDKIAQIRELIKNDAYQVNVQKTSEKMALNLLNL; from the coding sequence ATGATCAATCCAATAGGAACACTCAATACTGCTTTGATAGCAAACGAAAATAAAAAGTCCTCAGAAAATATCAAGCCTCAAGAAGCGAAGGAAATCACAGATAAAATCGCTCAAATCAGAGAGTTGATTAAAAATGATGCTTATCAGGTCAATGTTCAAAAAACTTCTGAAAAGATGGCACTGAATTTGCTTAACCTGTAA
- the flgK gene encoding flagellar hook-associated protein FlgK, which translates to MGGILSSLNTSYTGLQAHQLMVDVTGNNISNASDEFYSRQRVIAKPEKPISYQDKNIGRGVEVESIQRIHNEFVFSRYSKAAQENEFYDTEFANLREASAYFPDVDGVGIYNDLEQYFNAWKDLAKNPKDPAQKQVLAKNTEVLVNNIRDTRSKLSTLQQKASEELKSTIKEVNNLGSQIAKINQRLKEMEDAKILKQANELRDRRDQLEFHLKELIGGNVSKSNIKTNSLNDKKVADFDDGYVLNIAHGFNIVDGTIFHPLVIENQNNSEYLNRIYFRGYDFKDVDITDKLDQGKTGALIGLYNSGYDGTKTGKLQNYINLLDSFAKGFIEANNAIYAQSASHEIESTQLEFENDEALKDTNYNIKNGTIDLIAYNTDGKEIAKKTIKINDITTMKDIVNAINANTDDNKDNNATNDFDDYFQAYFDNDSKKFYIQAKEPSKGFYVSLKDNGTNFTGALGLNAFFEGNNAQNIRLSTKYKNDPTYIRPWLAPISGNFDVANMMQQLQYEKVDFYNNKFNIQQMKLSEFYQYVSGKVATDTEKSQQTLDTKKSVFEAIKKEYLAISQVSIDEEMVNLIKFQGGYAANAKVITAIDRMIDTLLSIKQ; encoded by the coding sequence ATGGGCGGTATTTTATCCTCACTCAACACTTCCTATACGGGACTTCAAGCACACCAGCTTATGGTTGATGTAACAGGAAATAACATTTCAAATGCAAGCGATGAGTTCTACAGCAGGCAAAGAGTTATTGCTAAGCCTGAAAAACCCATCTCCTATCAAGACAAAAATATAGGCAGAGGCGTAGAAGTCGAATCCATTCAGAGAATTCACAATGAATTTGTTTTTTCAAGATATTCCAAAGCAGCCCAAGAAAATGAATTTTATGATACCGAATTTGCCAATCTCAGAGAAGCCTCCGCTTATTTCCCAGATGTCGATGGAGTAGGCATTTACAACGATCTTGAACAATATTTCAACGCTTGGAAAGATTTAGCAAAAAATCCTAAAGATCCTGCACAAAAACAAGTTTTGGCAAAAAATACGGAAGTTCTTGTAAATAATATTAGAGACACCCGAAGCAAATTGAGTACCTTGCAACAAAAAGCAAGTGAGGAACTTAAAAGCACAATCAAAGAAGTCAATAACTTAGGCTCTCAAATCGCAAAAATCAACCAGCGATTAAAAGAGATGGAAGATGCCAAGATTCTTAAACAAGCCAATGAACTTCGAGATAGAAGAGACCAACTCGAATTTCATTTAAAAGAGCTTATAGGTGGAAACGTATCAAAAAGCAATATTAAAACGAATTCTTTGAACGATAAAAAAGTTGCCGATTTTGATGATGGCTATGTCTTAAACATTGCTCACGGGTTTAATATTGTCGATGGAACTATTTTTCATCCATTAGTCATTGAAAATCAAAACAATTCCGAATATTTGAATAGAATTTATTTTCGTGGTTACGATTTTAAAGATGTCGATATTACTGACAAGCTCGATCAAGGAAAAACGGGTGCTTTAATCGGTTTGTATAACAGCGGTTATGATGGGACTAAAACTGGCAAACTTCAAAATTATATCAACCTTTTGGATTCATTTGCAAAAGGCTTTATTGAAGCAAATAATGCTATCTATGCTCAAAGTGCAAGCCACGAGATTGAAAGTACCCAACTAGAATTTGAAAATGATGAAGCCTTAAAAGATACCAATTATAACATCAAGAACGGCACTATTGATCTGATTGCCTATAACACCGACGGAAAAGAAATCGCAAAAAAAACCATCAAAATCAACGATATCACCACGATGAAAGATATTGTAAATGCCATTAATGCAAATACTGATGATAATAAGGACAATAACGCAACAAATGATTTTGACGATTATTTTCAAGCCTATTTTGATAATGATTCCAAAAAATTTTACATTCAGGCAAAAGAACCTTCAAAAGGATTTTATGTTTCCCTCAAAGACAATGGAACGAATTTTACGGGCGCTTTAGGTCTAAATGCGTTCTTTGAAGGCAATAATGCCCAAAATATACGCCTAAGCACAAAATATAAAAACGATCCTACCTATATCAGACCTTGGCTCGCACCTATCAGTGGGAATTTTGACGTTGCCAATATGATGCAACAACTCCAATATGAAAAAGTTGATTTTTACAATAATAAGTTCAATATCCAGCAGATGAAACTCAGTGAATTTTATCAATATGTTTCGGGAAAAGTTGCAACAGATACTGAAAAATCCCAACAAACTCTTGATACCAAAAAATCCGTTTTTGAAGCCATCAAAAAAGAATATTTAGCAATATCTCAAGTCAGTATTGATGAAGAAATGGTCAATCTAATCAAATTTCAAGGCGGATATGCTGCAAATGCGAAAGTAATCACAGCTATTGATAGAATGATAGACACTCTTTTGAGCATCAAACAGTGA
- a CDS encoding TIGR02757 family protein yields MIQNLKEFLDKHYALKNHPFEITEEKPDPLLVLKKYQHDELFEEIALICALLSYGNAKQIVLLLKKLDFSLLKSSVSQIQKADFPLYRFQTSKDIQNLFIAIHQIIQTKRIRDLIFQGYAQNNSVIEGIHFAMQTIYETLENFCSKTNGLNFLIGKINKNPKGSSPLKRWNMYLRWMVRKDYLDFGNWSGQIEKSKLILPLDTHTFRTCQSLKILKRKTYDLHSAILATQSLKKFDPTDPIKYDFALYRIGQQKIGIKTQILEQNPS; encoded by the coding sequence GTGATACAAAACCTTAAAGAATTTCTAGACAAACACTATGCATTAAAAAATCACCCTTTTGAAATCACTGAAGAGAAACCCGATCCACTTTTGGTATTAAAAAAATATCAGCACGACGAACTTTTTGAAGAAATTGCCCTCATTTGTGCTTTGTTATCCTATGGCAATGCAAAACAAATCGTACTCTTGCTCAAAAAACTCGATTTTTCGCTTTTAAAATCATCTGTAAGTCAAATTCAAAAGGCAGATTTTCCCCTTTATCGCTTCCAAACTTCAAAGGATATTCAAAATCTTTTTATCGCCATCCATCAAATCATTCAAACCAAAAGAATTAGAGATTTAATTTTTCAAGGTTATGCTCAAAACAATAGTGTGATAGAAGGTATCCACTTTGCTATGCAAACTATTTATGAAACGCTTGAAAATTTTTGTTCCAAAACTAATGGATTAAATTTTTTGATAGGAAAAATCAATAAAAACCCTAAAGGTAGCTCGCCTTTAAAACGTTGGAATATGTATTTGAGATGGATGGTTAGAAAAGATTATCTAGATTTTGGCAATTGGAGTGGGCAAATTGAAAAATCAAAATTGATTCTACCTTTAGATACCCACACTTTTCGAACTTGTCAAAGTCTGAAAATTCTCAAAAGAAAGACTTATGATTTACACTCTGCAATCCTTGCAACGCAGTCGCTAAAAAAATTTGATCCGACAGATCCGATTAAATATGATTTTGCTCTTTATCGAATCGGGCAACAAAAAATTGGGATAAAAACTCAAATTTTGGAACAAAACCCGTCTTAA
- the rpmB gene encoding 50S ribosomal protein L28: MARKCFITGKGPMVGNNVSHANNKNKKRSLPNLRSIKIKLEDGSSMKIKVAASTLRTMKKKS; encoded by the coding sequence ATGGCAAGAAAATGTTTTATCACAGGCAAAGGTCCAATGGTAGGGAATAACGTAAGCCACGCAAACAATAAAAACAAAAAAAGATCTCTCCCTAACCTTAGAAGTATTAAAATCAAGCTTGAAGATGGTTCTTCAATGAAAATAAAAGTAGCAGCTTCCACGCTTAGAACTATGAAGAAAAAATCTTAA
- a CDS encoding potassium channel protein, producing the protein MLKKIRKIIHWGTNSKPDIDLRPELYEQLKAFRLPFILIQIFILIGTLGYLALENYSLIQAFFQASYTFTNTGFGALNEKDFGPVAILFTALLMFCGAGVITFSVAFIISIINNGTLTRLIKEKKMVNKIARLRNHYVICYQNEYTIELSKQFRDAQIPFVVVDNNPNFEKEAIKYKYPYYIIGDPHTNIAMLKTHLSSAKGIVTFSKTPSDNIALIVSARLFEKELNRKPYYIISSADTEEDVEKLKKLGSDNVVSPTKLMAQRISAMAIRPDMENLLERFVYKKDTPLDLEEVIVPKYSWLVLRKLKEAHFREITKISIIGITQKDGKYIPMPDGDAIIASEAKLLMIGTSNGIRETKRFITRKQKPKEMDYV; encoded by the coding sequence TTGCTTAAAAAAATAAGAAAAATCATCCATTGGGGAACGAATTCAAAGCCCGATATTGATCTGAGACCCGAGCTGTATGAACAGCTCAAAGCTTTCAGACTTCCTTTTATCCTTATCCAAATTTTTATTTTGATTGGAACTTTAGGTTATCTTGCTTTAGAAAACTATAGTCTTATCCAAGCATTCTTTCAAGCCTCTTACACTTTCACAAACACCGGTTTTGGAGCTCTTAATGAAAAAGACTTTGGACCTGTGGCAATTCTTTTTACTGCACTTTTAATGTTTTGTGGAGCAGGAGTCATCACTTTTAGTGTGGCTTTCATCATCAGTATTATCAACAATGGAACTCTTACAAGACTCATCAAGGAGAAAAAAATGGTCAATAAAATAGCAAGATTACGAAACCATTATGTTATCTGTTATCAGAATGAATACACCATCGAACTCAGTAAGCAATTTCGAGACGCCCAAATTCCTTTCGTTGTGGTCGACAATAATCCAAATTTTGAAAAAGAAGCCATTAAATATAAATATCCTTATTACATTATTGGGGATCCTCATACTAATATTGCAATGCTAAAAACTCATCTTTCAAGTGCCAAAGGCATTGTCACTTTTTCAAAAACTCCTTCTGATAATATTGCGCTTATCGTTTCAGCACGGCTTTTTGAAAAAGAACTCAATCGAAAGCCTTACTATATTATTTCAAGCGCAGATACTGAAGAAGATGTGGAAAAACTAAAAAAACTAGGCTCTGATAATGTTGTTTCACCTACAAAATTAATGGCGCAAAGAATCAGTGCAATGGCAATTCGTCCTGATATGGAAAATCTCTTGGAAAGATTTGTTTATAAAAAAGACACGCCCTTAGACCTTGAAGAAGTGATAGTCCCCAAATACAGCTGGTTAGTATTACGAAAACTCAAAGAAGCTCATTTTAGAGAAATCACAAAAATATCCATCATCGGCATCACTCAAAAAGATGGAAAATATATTCCAATGCCCGATGGAGATGCTATCATTGCAAGCGAAGCAAAACTCCTAATGATAGGAACATCTAATGGAATTCGAGAAACCAAACGCTTCATCACAAGAAAACAAAAACCCAAAGAAATGGATTATGTATAA
- the argJ gene encoding bifunctional glutamate N-acetyltransferase/amino-acid acetyltransferase ArgJ: MKTFEILPIKGGINTPKGFYADGISAGLKGFDCENKPKLDIAFIYMDPPCIPHAIFTSNKFQAAPIKHFKRYVENRPSNFVFINTKNANALTGEKGVEDVKEILNSLKVDFPVILNPIMCSTGTIGIRLPKEKIIKSFSKIDLNAKENFSHTRAAQAIMTTDRFHKEIALKIELSNGEIFHIGAMAKGAGMINPSLATMLCFITTDACVPQDEAKNILQECAHTTFNAISVDGDTSTNDTIMLFANSQSKAYDKNAFKEALKIVMHKLATDIVSDGEGSNKLVAFEVSGAKNEAEAIKAAKALSNSLLVKTAIFGCDPNWGRIASTIGSCGIEANEESLRIFIGDILIYDRGEILFDTESEKKAADVMMQDSFAIRCDLGIGSAKFRTYGCDLGHRYVEINSDYRS; the protein is encoded by the coding sequence ATGAAAACTTTTGAAATTTTACCCATCAAAGGGGGCATAAACACTCCAAAGGGATTTTATGCTGATGGTATTAGTGCAGGACTAAAAGGATTTGATTGCGAAAATAAACCAAAGCTTGATATCGCATTTATCTATATGGATCCTCCGTGTATCCCGCACGCCATTTTTACTTCTAACAAATTTCAAGCTGCTCCCATCAAGCACTTTAAAAGATATGTAGAAAATCGCCCAAGCAATTTTGTCTTCATCAATACAAAAAATGCCAATGCACTCACAGGAGAAAAAGGGGTGGAAGATGTAAAAGAAATTCTCAACTCCCTAAAAGTCGATTTTCCAGTAATTCTTAACCCAATTATGTGCAGTACCGGAACGATTGGAATCAGACTACCCAAGGAAAAAATAATCAAATCTTTTTCAAAAATTGATTTGAATGCTAAAGAAAATTTTTCGCACACTAGAGCTGCTCAAGCGATTATGACAACCGATCGCTTTCATAAAGAAATTGCCTTAAAAATAGAGCTTTCAAACGGAGAAATTTTCCATATCGGAGCAATGGCAAAAGGTGCAGGAATGATCAATCCAAGTTTAGCAACAATGCTTTGCTTTATCACAACAGACGCTTGTGTGCCACAGGATGAAGCAAAAAATATTCTTCAAGAATGTGCCCATACCACTTTTAATGCCATTAGCGTAGATGGAGACACTAGCACAAATGACACCATTATGCTTTTTGCAAATTCTCAGAGTAAGGCATACGATAAAAATGCTTTTAAAGAAGCTCTCAAAATAGTTATGCATAAATTAGCCACCGACATCGTTTCAGATGGAGAAGGTTCTAATAAACTCGTAGCTTTTGAGGTCAGTGGAGCAAAAAATGAGGCAGAAGCTATCAAAGCTGCCAAAGCCCTCAGTAACTCTCTTTTAGTAAAAACGGCAATTTTTGGATGCGATCCCAATTGGGGACGTATTGCTTCAACAATCGGATCTTGTGGAATTGAAGCAAATGAAGAAAGCTTGAGGATTTTTATCGGGGATATTCTTATTTATGATAGAGGCGAAATTTTATTTGACACAGAAAGCGAAAAAAAGGCCGCTGATGTGATGATGCAAGACTCATTTGCAATTCGATGTGATCTAGGGATAGGAAGTGCAAAATTTCGAACTTACGGATGCGATTTAGGGCACCGCTATGTCGAAATCAATT